In the genome of Zootoca vivipara chromosome 6, rZooViv1.1, whole genome shotgun sequence, the window TCGCATGGATTTCATAACCTGTCCTGGTCTTCCATCATTTCTTGCTAGCCATAAAAATGCACCAGAGAAgcaattcctgaccactggccctgttagttaggtatcatgggagttgtagttccaaaacatctggcgagccaaggttgcctatgcctgcaagaGAGACTGAAACACACTGAATAGCTGTCAGGGCTTGAGTCAGGTGTAGGTTAGCAAAAAAACAACTAAATCACCTGAGGCCagtgaactctttattcaaggaaacaaaccacatctcaggcctagtggtctcagaatctgaagaagtgtgcatgcacacaaaagctcataccaagaacaaccttagttggtctctccggtgctactggacaattgtttttatttttatatatttctactgcatcagaccaacacggctacctacctgaatcaagtAGTCTCAGGAACTCTTTCCAGGTCTTGCCCCAAGgaagcagttgtgaggactgatgGTCCCCGtcttcactccactccctaaGGCTCTTCCCCTGGTTCCATCCCCAGTAGCTTAAGACTTCCTTGCCttcttctctctcatttctgTGTGTGTTCTGGGTGACCAGGGTGGAGGGGAAGACTCCGTGTCTTCTTCCACAGCCTGCCTACACCGAGTCTCGTGGTttgcactgctctctgccacagcctcttcctgctcactaaaccctgttgcctcatATGCTcccaacaccacctcctcccagtctgctccttccATTGACCCCACTCATCATTCTCCCACCACTggtccctgggctctgagccttcttcccctggggacTCCCTGTCTGGTGCCTCCCATgactcctctgcatccagacaGTCCATGACAATAGGCAAGAGAGTAGGGATAGGGAAAAGGGGCGGCTGTGGGCTATAGctcaaaagtcccaggttcagtccctccCATCTGAAATCACGGAGAGCCACTGTCACTGAGtgtgatactgagctagatggctcaaTGACCAGGAACACTATAAATACAGTTTCTTAAGTTCCTATTATTCTAGACCCTTGCAATTAGAATACTTGCAATTGCTTGCTATGCCCAGAAACTTGTGAGAGTCTTCTTTCAATGGGAACCGCTACAGAACATTGAGGCACAGACAGCACAAATCTTCATAGGAACTGGGTGCTTCATCTTTGGAAGTACTAGCCAAAAGATGCAGAACCCTGTAAAAGAAGTATTAGCCTCTGCTGAATCAGCAGCTTCCCAGATGCCCACTGAGAAAGACCATAAACAGGTTTGTCAGTCACAAAAGACACAAGGATCAATTGGGATTTTATTAGCTAAAATACCAAACGTGAAAATCAGAAGTGTCGgtagaaaaataaaaactgataTTCACAGTCCTGTTCTCCCTGCCTTATAAAGCTTTGTTCACGTTTGCCGCAGCAGTTAGTGGAACAATTCGGGAGGGAAAGAGCTCTTCATCTCCCGCACAAAGTTGGGCTCACGGATGCAGGCCATGGAAAGAGCTTGCTGAAGAAAAGGGGGTTCTGTCGGCTGCAGTCCTGACACACGGTGGGGTTCATGAGAACAGTAAACAGCATTGATGCATTCACAAGAGATCCTCTTTTAGGCTTCACTGGAATTCAACAGATTTCACATTTGCTAAGCGTTTGGTagacccttcccctccccccaaaaaacttaacAGGGGGTTAACAAATTAAACTAAAGAGTAGAAAgttaagaggaaaaaaaaagatcagAATACGATACCAACGTTTTTCAGATCAGGGGAAAGTTAAAGTGACAAATTATAGCTCTAAAGTGCTCAACCAGCCTTAAGGCATGGGGAAGCCCCAACCAAGTGGTTGGAAATACTACGATGTGGTCAGAGAATCTGACTGGCTAATCCTGATTTGTTACCTACAAAAAAGACAGCCGTTCCCTACCTACCTgccacaacccccctcccccagtcagCCTCTGCAATTGACGAAGTAAAGGTCTGTCATTGCTTGGCAAAGCCAATCACATGGCCCGAGTTCAACAATGGAAGGGTGACATGGGGAACGGGAGAGGTACTGGAGAAAAAGATGCATTTCACCAAGAACTtggattatatatattttaaaagcctaACTGATCAGAGCCAATTTAAACATTCAGGGAAACATCATCTCCTAAAGGATGTAGGGGAAGTTTGTTTCAAAGCATTCCACAACTATCATTTCCTGCTTGTATTTTGACACTGTACAGTCTCAGGAGAGGGCTGtacatctcccccccacccaaaatatGAATTGATGCTGCAATGGCCTCAAGAGTGAGAATGCAAAGATCTATCTTCCAAAGACGGACCAGTAAACACCTAGAATCTCTGCCACCCCCAAATCTCTGGAGGAAGCATTTCTGGTCATGACTCTGCAGAGGATGGCACTTGAGGAGTAACAATGGGCTGGCAACAGTAGTAAGACTGGACCCTGGAGGAGAGGCAAATTGCCCAGGCACTTGTAGGGTTCCAAAAAGAAAGACCCAAGTCCCCACAGCAGGGAGCTGACTGCAGGACAATCACTGTTCCTATATACATACTTCTAAAAATCCAGGCCTATATAACAAGATTCAAGACAATAGATTATCACAATACTCCTCACGTAATACAGGTGTTAAGAAATGTTTCACATGGAATCTGTACAACCTAATCATCAAGGACATTATTAACAAGGGTACAACCCAGCGTTCAGGAACTGATTATCGTAGCATTTACTGGATTTCATCCAACTACCATTTGTTTCACAAACAAGGGACACAGCGAGAACCTGCACGGTTTGGTAAAACTGCACTTCATATCCATGCCACGTATTTGAGGTAGCAACAAAgcattctccccaccaccacttttgtCTCAGCCTTCACAGCAGTCTAAACACAGCAATGACCAGAATCCAAGAAGATTTTTTGCAGAAGAAGCCCCTCACCCTCTCCCTTACAGCTTCTAATTCACATTCTTCCATAAGAAAAGGTTTAAGTCCATTAAAGTGCATTCAGATCAGATTTAGTGGTGAAGTTTCTCCAGCGGTACTATCCTAGGATGGATACTTTCAATTAGAGTAAGACAGCTTCACCATCACACATTTGTTtgctgaataaaaaaaaattaccccAAAACAGAAAAGCTTGGCACTTAAGGTTACAAAattgtttacaaaatataaacaaagaATTGGCTGAAAGCTTGTTCAATGGCAGATGCAAACATTTCCAGGCTACATGGCAGTGCTCCAGAAATATTCAGAccgagggtggggaacctgaactccaacaatatctggaggggaaCAGCTCTCACCgttcctgactgttggccatgctagctggggctgatgggagttgtagtctagcaacatctggagggccacagagttTTAGACCTTCTATCCATCCCCCACTCACTCACACATTCCTTGTATTGTTTGACAAGAAGAGACTTGATCAAAATATTCTGCACCAATGTCTCATTTTCAGTTAGAAAGCAGCCAGGGTTGTGCCAGAATGTCGTCTGGAGACTATAAGATGTGTTTGTAGAACGATGGTTTCCTCCAGGATCTTCAGCCAGCTGGCCAAGGATGAAATGGGGCTGCTTCAGGCTGCCGGAGATAATTACTGGAGAAAAATTGCACGGATCCACTGAAGTTCtccccagtgaaattaatggggcCCGTGTCAGAGCATGGCAAAGCTCTTCTGTGGCTCCCATatccatttcagtggggcttgcataGAGGAACTTCCCCATGGACATGCCCTTTGACCTTTTCACCCCCAGAATCCTGCATGGTGCTGCTCTGTTTGCAATGGCGTCTGATGCGAGATGCTAAAGGGTGGCTAAAATCCGTAGGAAAGAAATCATCACCACACCGAAGGTCTGCCCCACTCCAAAAGTCATGGCCACAAAAGGGATCATGTCCTTTCCAGCAGCTTTGTAAACACCGGCAATTGCAGCACCTGttcaggaaggggggaaaggaggaccATAGGTTGGTTGCTCATGTCCTATCATCCCTTTCTTCTCACTTGGTAACACacagcaaaagaaatgaaagacaaCTGTCATTCACTTTCcttcttcctcaacctggtgctctccatatgTGTTGTATTGCAACTTtcttcaaccccagccagcatgatctgggactcatgggagttgtagtgcaacagcaTCTGGACAGAACCTGGTTTTAGGAATGCTGCTAAGCCAAtagttaaaaaacacaaaatcagcCTGCTGGGTGAGCAgttattttcacattttaaactcTGCTCCTCCTCCAGGCAGCTCAGAACAGCATATACGATTTCCTCACCCTCCCCTTTTGTCCTCACAACGTCATCCATGGAGCTGAGTGGGGGATCCATACCTAAGGCTTCCCAGCCTTAGTACAAACCACAACACCACTAGTATGAATACCAAAGGGTCGTCCAAAAGCAGAGCACAATAGGGATAGCTTTCTGTTGCTGTTAACATCAAGCATCTTGGGAGTCACATGCATAAACCCTCACTTTGGAGGCTATACTTCTGGCTGTCACAGGCTGGAAAGATGAGTAGCAAAGAGAAGAATGGCAATCCCCAAATGGCCTCTCAACTTTCAAAAGGTGTCAAACCGTCTGCATGACagatgtgattgacaggtggcatTGTCCAGCCAGTCAGGACCCACCTGGGTCAGAAACACTTTTAAACAGTCCAAACTCGCTCAACATTGCTCATCTGACCACCTACACTGCTACATGTGAGGACACGAGAAACCCGCTTGTAAGTAGATCTGATAGGATAGATAGGCTTGAATGAAAGGGCACTTTTTGCTCTTTGACTGTAGCAACATTCTGCCTCTTCCAtttatcctcctcctttcttttttattcttaacAAACCTCACAGAATGTGGCTGTTGGGGTCTTGGGTGTGTTTCTGTGAAAAGTCCCAAGATTATTTCAAACTCTCCCGTgttatgtgggggtggggtgggggaagacagagagagacagagagagagagcactataATGTAAACTCTCCCTCTTCTAGAAATATTTTATCAGTCTGAGATACACCTGAGATTGGGAATCCCATGGACACAGAAATAAGGAGACTGCTAGGCTGCTGGGATGCAGCTGGGGCAAAGGAATGTTTCAAACAGCCAACCTACTTGATAAAATCCCAGCCGCTAATGGCCCCACGAAGCCCATCAGCAGGATGCTCACCGACATGAACCTGCCGTATCTGTGCCGCCGGAGAGTGAAGAGGGCCAGGAGTGCTGCGGGGATGTGGAAAAAGAGAGACGACACCATTGCCCACAGGAAGACGCCATACCACATTTCTGCCATGGGATAGGAGAGAAGAGGATAGTAAGAGCAGAAGAGCAACCACcttgatcaggccaaagggcccatctggtccagcatcctgttctcacagtggtcaaccaggtgcAGTGTGGGAAGCCCAGGAGCAGGACCCCAATGCAACAGCTCAAAGTAATAATCATGTGCTGTTCTTTTTTGATGCTGCCTTTAGTTTTATTAAGGTTTGAGCTTCAGCAGTTGGACCATAGTTGCTTTTTAATTATgagcaggggcgtcgcaataggggggcggggggggtcgccccaggctccactctgcggggggcagtgTTGCGCCCCCTTGCCACCTCCATCGATGGCTGCTGCTactggtggggcggaggcaaggggcgggccagagagcagcgtcagccactgacgcccctcgccgctccgcctccgcctgagtaggaagaagcacaaagcgcgctacggagcgggttgccggcagcggtgctccagcgcccagATCAGAGGATCCCAATGCTAGAGCGGCGGTGCCAGCAACCCGCCCCATAGctcactttgtgcttcttcctgctctggcggagcggcgaggggcgtcagcgagctacggagcgggttgccggcagcgccgctctagcatcgggatcctcggacccaggcgctggagcaccgcACCCCCGACAACCCGTTCCGTAGTGCGACGCATGCGTCGTGCGTCATGATGCACGCGTCGTGACGCACGacggatgccccccccccggcggggtgTCTTCGGGTTTGCCGTCCCGGGCAGCCAAAAGGCTAGCTACGTCGCTGATTATGAGCTGTTTTAAGCAACTCTAAGGAAGGAAAAGGTAGGGTATAAGTCTTTTTAAGTAAGAAAGATAGATTAGCTGCTTTGTCTCATgcattaaagcaggcaccccgaaactacggccctccagatgttttggcctacaactcccatgatccctagctaacaggaccagtggtcggggaagatgggaattgtagtccaaatcatctggagggccgaagtttgggggtgcctgcattaaagTATCTTGGGGACAGCCCTGGAGTCTGAAACCTTTGATTAATCTCTGTGGATCCCAATCTACTTGTTGCCTACCCTTGGTCAGCCTTCGCCAAACGGATGGCCTCCCTCTTTGGCTTTGGACTATGaattcctggctggggctgatgagggaATTCCCAGGGTGGTCTCTACACACTTTGAGtggtgagagcagcagcagccttcccAGGTCTTGCCCACCCCCACGTGGAGACTCGAGGGACAGgcacccccctttctttctgcggcacccacAGTGACCTTGTCCTACCCCTGACAAGTGGGACGCGGGAAGGAGGCGACCCGGGGATGTTCAGATGGCGCCCAACCCCTTCGCGGGTCCTTGGAAGGCAGGCGTGGCGTGAGCCCCGGAGCCTACCTGTGAACTCGCAGAGGGATTCGGCGCACGCGGCTCGGGTGACGTTTCCCGAGCGAGGCACCAGGTGGAGGCTCAGGATCTGATGCAGAAGGCCCCCCGGGGCGGGAGGGACCGAATCGTCGCCGCTGCAGCCGCCTCCTCCGTCCATGCCTCCTTCGACATCAACATCCGCTCCGCCAGCACCACAGAGAGGCAATGCCAGAGCGGCCCCAGGCAGGAACCTCTGGTGAACGAAGCGGAAGCCGCCCTTTTATTGCTGtactgtaaaccgctttgaacgTATTTTTGATGACACAGCGGCATACAACTATTTTAAtacattaaaaatgaatatagGGTCcaggttttaataataataataaatgaataaatttattGAATTGTCGACGCCTGAGCTCGACTCCACATTCAGGCAGCCTAGGCCGCTTCGCCCCGGGCCTAGCCTACCTCGTTAGGGTAAAGAGAAGGAGGGGCAGTGGGGTGAATATAAGtcagaaatgaaaaaaggaaatagaagctgcctcagtgggagaagCCTGTTGTACCCTCAGACTGCAACTCCCGTCGTGCATTACTGAGTCCCTGTCATCGTCACCCATTGGCAACAGTAAGATCGCACTTCACTCACAGCCTTTTGTGGAGCATCATCTTTTTCACAAGCCgcgattaaaaaataaaatctaagcGTTGTGTCACTCTAATCTTTTTTTTATCTCTAGGGTTCATATAGTGAGGCACTCTTGCTCAGGAAACCGGATGTGCTCTATGGTAGCAGAAGTACTTCCTGCCCTTTACTGAGGGGGCGCTTGGGCTTCGCCGAAGAGCCATGTCGGACTCGGAGGAATATTCGTCGGAGGAGGATGAAGATTACCGACCCTCAGGTGGGCGGCCCGGTCCCCCCGCTCAGGAGAGGACCGGGCCCGGGTGATcggtccctccctcccccaaaaaaaagaatgccTGGAAGGGCTTCGGAATGGGGTTTCTACGTGCAGAACGCCCCTTACATCCGGGCTACACCCTGTGTTCATCACGTGACAGCAGCCCCGGCTCAGCATGTTGAGCTGTTGAATGAGGTGGACGGATTTTGAAGGGGGTGGAATGGGCTGAACCACTTCAGGCTACAAATGGGCAGAGAAATCAA includes:
- the TMEM170A gene encoding transmembrane protein 170A isoform X1 produces the protein MDGGGGCSGDDSVPPAPGGLLHQILSLHLVPRSGNVTRAACAESLCEFTEMWYGVFLWAMVSSLFFHIPAALLALFTLRRHRYGRFMSVSILLMGFVGPLAAGILSSAAIAGVYKAAGKDMIPFVAMTFGVGQTFGVVMISFLRILATL
- the TMEM170A gene encoding transmembrane protein 170A isoform X2, coding for MDGGGGCSGDDSVPPAPGGLLHQILSLHLVPRSGNVTRAACAESLCEFTALLALFTLRRHRYGRFMSVSILLMGFVGPLAAGILSSAAIAGVYKAAGKDMIPFVAMTFGVGQTFGVVMISFLRILATL